The genomic stretch AATCCTCAATAAATGCTTACTTGGATTGGGGCACAGGGGCGGATGTAGTGTGGTAATGACGGGTTCAATCGAACCCATAACTTTCAACGCGGAGTAGAAATGTATATGTAAAAACTtgttaaaattgcaaaaatagtagatatgaacccatcactttaaaaatataatgggttatATATTAAAACtttaaaagttgaacccatagAGTTGATATCCcgttttattttagttttaataAAGGTGCGTAGCGCATCTTGCGCGCACCTCAATTAATCACTTGGAAATCTGCTATAGCCCACAAGTTGGTCCCTGGTAGACCTGCCCTGCTTAGATTGGGGCAGATGAGCTCACAGTGTTgcatcttattttttattttattttatttgattaTGTTGTTGTTGCGGCAAGTTTTTCCTTGTCTTGAATAATCAACTGGCAATCTGATAGCGCCTACAAGCATATGTGTCAGGTGAACCTGTCCGACAAGGTTGGTACGGATGGGCGCACATGGGTGCAAGTGTCTTTGTTTTAGCAATCTCTGAAATTACTctttttttgggaataattcagcAGCAGGAAGAAGAGGAGATGCTTGTGCCACATTCTGACTTAGTTGAAGGTCCTCAGCCCTTAGTTGAAGGGCCTCAGCCCATGGAAGGTTGTTCCTCTTTTAACTGTTGCTATTTGAGTTCCTTTTCTGTTTTAGAGGAGTTTAGGTTGGTAATTGATCAGTCTTATGCTTGTCTTGGATCTTGTTGTAACGTTTTGATGTGATCATATGGTGAATTTGATTAATAGTGGCACCTGCTGAGAATGCTAGTACGGGGGAGAGTCAAGCCGTAGATGAGCCACAGGCATCCCGGTTTACTTGGACAATTGACAATTTCTCTCGGTTATCTGTGAAGAAGCTATATTCCGAGGCTTTTGTTGTTGGTAGTTATAAATGGTAAGTGGCATTTATTGCTTAAATTGGTGGTTtactttaataattttttttttagattgGGTTATAATTGGCCTATGACTGGCATTGGTTTGTAGGCGAGTGCTTATATTTCCAAAAGGAAACAACGTGGATTGTTTGTCAATGTATTTAGATGTGGCAGATTCATCTACATTGCCATATGGGTGGAACAGATATGCCCAGTTCAGCTTAGCTGTTGTAAATCAAATAAACCCCAAATATTCAGTGAAAAAAGGTACTTTCTTGTCCTGTTTCGGTGCACCTAAAGCTTGAATCCAAATTTCATCCGTACGATTGGGATGTCAGATTTTATTTTTTCCTTCATTGCCTTTTCACGTGTCTTGGAATATTCTCATTTCTCCCTCCGTCGAAGTACACTTAATGAAACTTCCTTtagggaaaaaagaagaagtagtGTCTTACCTTTCCTGACGTTGACTCATCCTTTGCGTGTCTTTTTGTTTGTAAATTGTATGcctattttgattttttcttttccattaccTTACCTTTCTTAGTGTCGTAAAAATCAATATCTTTTCATTTTAAAGTTTTTGCTTAAGAGCTTGCAGACTTATGGCGCATAATAAAAGCTTCACCATCCTTTTGTCTGTTAAGGGTTTCATACCAATCTATCATGTGAATATTTGTTTCGCCCTTTTGATCTTTTACATTTTAAATTCCACCGGATGGTAGTAACCATTTCTTCTGGAAATGTGTCATTTCAAGAATGCATATACTGTGGTTGCACCTTGGCTCAATCTTACAGCATAATGAATATAGAGGATTTATATCGCCCACCACAGCTAACTTGGAATTGAGCTGAGTTTGATTGAATAAGTAAAGTTAGAGACTTTATTTATTGTCCCACCGAAGGTGTGTCCACCTTCGTTTCAATCTTTTAACCTACGAGTCAAAAACCTGCAAAATCAGAAACAGCCAATCAGCCGTTCAAATTATCTCATCAGAATTGGCGTAATCAGATCATTATATATTATCAGGTCATCTTCACTTTTGGAGTTCATTCTTTTTTCTTGTCAAAAGCAGTTCATAAAGAAACACACTGAGCAGAATGTGAAGTCCTGCATTTCATGAATTttagttttcttcttcttttcacgTTGCTCTTTTTGTGTGGAGTGGGTGAACCTTAGCTGTAATAAATTAAACGCTAAAAAAGCTTCAGACTAATAATGGACGCAAGATGTAAAAAGAAATGGGagtctatttgaaccttttctgCCACACAAGGATAGGAGTACAACCATATGTCTGtcctttttttttgggttttgtgGGGAGGGGGATAAgtaatcttttaaaaaaaaaatgcttgCACTAAACCAGTGCGGCAAGTTTCTTTTTTATAGGGTTGACGATATCATCTTCATTTGCTGAATTAATGCTTAACTACAATTGGAAAAGGATTCTTGTATATCTCTCTGCACCATCTTGGTTtgataataataaatgaagtttAATTTATTCGAAAAAGGACGGTCAAACAGCCAAGCAAAAGAATAGTATACTGAGATAAGATGGAAGAGAGACATTAATTGAAAGGTATGGTAAATCTTTACCTATTTATTGCAATAAACATATGGAAAATTTATTTGAACCTATTGAATAGGAGAAAAATTGGCAACTTCATTACTCCAGGCTGCTCCAAATTCCTGAATGAGGCTTCCTAAACTGTTTTTACGCTTGCTGTTAACAGTCTAGGAATTAGGAAACTTATCCCATAAAGACAAAATCATAACAACAACTACATCTCAATCCCAAACAAGTTAGGGTCAGCGAAAAGGAAaaaccaaatacaacaataacaacaacatacccagtgtaTTGGATTAGTGATCTGCAGGTTTGTTAGAAAATTGACTTGATTGTGAGTTACAGAACTGAATGGCTCTCAGGGAGCCTGAGATGCCAATTAATGATGAACAATATGTGTTTGTCTCATACTGGCATGGATTTGAATTGTTTTTTGGTTGCAGAGACGCAACACCAGTTTAACCAAAGAGAGAGTGACTGGGGCTTCACATCTTTCATGCTTCTAAGTGATCTTTATGACCCCAATAAGGGATATCTTGTAAATGATAAAGTTGTTATTGAAGCCGATGTTGCTGTACGAAAGGTCATTGATTACTGGACATATGACTCAAAGAAGGAGACAGGATATGTTGGGCTTAAGAATCAGGGAGCTACTTGTTACATGAACTCTCTCCTACAAACCTTGTACCATATCCCCTACTTTAGAAAGGTTAGCATATGTTCTAGTTTTTTATGATGCAAGTTTTTTAGTAAGTATATTTGTTTTATTGGTTCTAGAATGCAATATCCTCATTTTGGGTTGTTGGCCCCCCCAGGCTGTGTATCACATGCCAACTACAGAGAATGACATGCCATCGGGGAGCATCCCGTTGGCTCTGCAAAGTTTATTTTATAAGCTCCAATATAGTGATACCAGTGTGGCGACAAAAGAATTGACAAAATCTTTTGGATGGGACACATATGATTCATTCATGCAGCATGATGTGCAAGAACTAAACAGAGTGTTGTGTGAAAAGCTTGAAGACAAGATGAAGGTATGATTACAAAATGACTAATTGCAAATTTTGATGATCTTATTGGATCTTCTAATGATGTTTTTGTCCAGGGTACGGTTGTGGAAGGGACAATTCAAAAGTTATTTGAGGGGCACCATATGAATTACATAGAATGTATCAATGTGGACTTCAAATCAACGAGAAAAGAGTCATTTTATGGTATCTGCTTATCCTCAGATTTGTCCCTTGAATCCTTAATGCCTGCTCATGgacttatttttttaataaacttCTGCAGATCTTCAACTCGACGTCAAAGGCTGTCGCGATGTTTATGCCTCTTTTGACAAATATGTTGAAGTTGAACGTCTAGAAGGCGATAATAAGTACCATGCTGAAGAACATGGTTTGCAGGTTCAACACTCTTATCAATGAACAATAAATTGATGGGCCTTTGTTGTGGTTACATGTCCTCATTTATAACAATAAAGAATCAAAAAGTTTTCAATTATTTTTATGCTCCGTATAGAAACTGAAAAAAGATCTACTTGTCACAATCATTTTTTTTATAACCGTCGTGTCCGGGCTAGGTTGCACGCACCTTGACTCATTCTTGGGTTGCTACCTCCCACCAGCATAGGTACCTCTGTCCACCAAGGCTTGGACAGGTGGAAAAAAATCACCTAGTTTTTTTGCCTCTGCTGATCATTTGTAATGTTTCCACAACAATGGAAATAAGAAGCTTGAAATTGGATAGTGCGAGTCCAAATTGGTTAGAATAGGAGCTTGGGATTCACTAGTATCTCTCTAAAACATTAGACCATCCATATTCTTGTGAAAATGCAACAAGAATATTAATCTTTTTAACtgaatatgttttttttttctctcagaAGGTCCATCCACATGATGGAGGAGTATCTTCTCAACTGAATAGGCATATAATTTGGAGCCTAATTCAGCCTTTCTGTTTTTCCGCTTCCTATGTTTTTTGGGGCGGACGGTGTTGGTAGTTCTCCGATGTAAATTAAAAATTCCAAATAGATGAGGGATAGTAGGAGGTACCACTAAGGGGGACCTAATGGATGAATCAAACGTCTTATTTGGATTTGTATTTTGTGGGGTCTTGGGGCTAGATTGGTGCTAAGAATGCCATTATGCAGGAAGTCGGAAGACACATGAAATACCCTACCAGCATGTTGAATTTAAAGAACTTGCTACTTGAACTCATAAAGCTAAATAGTAGAGAATGTCACAAAGGACTTCCTTAAGCCAGCAACTGACTCTTATTTgttgccttttttttttcttctgttgtGAATATGGAGTGCTGTGTTGATTTCAGGATGCAAAAAAAGGTGTACTATTTATTGACTTCCCTCCAGTTCTCCAGCTTCAGCTAAAAAGATTTGAATATGATTTCATGCGAGATACAATGGTTAAGGTTAGTACTAGTTTCTTCTTTCTCAGCTTGCTATATGATTTGATCTGTAATATTAGGTTTTGGGTTGATTCATAATTTCTCTTTCTAAAATGGTGTTATTTCCCGTATTTGGTTCAAGCAAATACGTTTGGCATATGAAATAGAGCATACCTTTTGTCACTGCTGGCTCACATAGCTTTTTGGATTGTTCCATGGTTCCCTTCCTAGAGTGAGTGTTATTTGCTGTTTGCGGGTCCGAACATAAATGTTCGGCAAAAGAAGTGTATTACTTCAATATCCTACTACCTTATCCGAAATAATGGGGCAATGAAAAGAAACTTGAAAGTGAACCTGTTAAAACAAACTAGAATAAAGGAAAAGCCCAAGGTTGAAAGTTTGTGATCATCATTTTCTAGAAGCGTAGGACCATATAGTATTTTCTTTAAAGGTGCTATTTGGTAGTTGGAATATTTTCAGTGGAAGGTTTTCCAATTTTTATGAACTTGTTTGTTGAATTGTGGGCAGAATTTTTGTCTTTTTTAACAGAAGCTTTTCCATCAGAGAAAAGAAACAGTGGGGCACGATTTATTCTTCACTGCGGCTCCTCTGCCACTATCGGATAATACGGTTGAATTGTCTCCTAAAAAATGGTCCTGTTACTGATTATTAACTTTGTTACCAACCACAACCATCATGACCCCCAAATCTTCCGTCGTCCTACTATCAGATGCTGCAAATGTTTGTCTATTTAATCTGAACATCAGAAAATGATTAACTGTAGTTTTATAACGGTCTCTTACAAGTAATATATTCCTTGAAATGTAGTTTACATGTTCTTCTAATATATTATTGATGGTATTGAATCCCATATTGTAGTGTTCAGATGCTCACGTGTTACAATCTTGCTTCTATGTTGCAGATAAATGACCGTTATGAATTTCCTCTAGAACTTGACCTTGATAGGGAGAATGGCAAATATTTGTCTCCTGATGCAGATAGGAGCGTCCGGAATCTCTACACACTTCATAGGTAAGTTTAACTCTCTTTTCTATGTGTATGTGCGGACAAACACACTAGTACGCAATTGCGAAGACTTTTTGTTTTGACTTCTTTGCCTAATCAGTTGGGTATGAAATAAGtcagtctttttttttttgataagtaaaGGTATTTTATTCACATTAAATCAAAAGGTAAGTTGGTGCAACTTAAGCCTTTTGATTACATCTCTAAGATACAGGacaaatcatcattgctttctgATTAATTTGCATCCTTTTTATTATACAAAAATAGAACAAGTTTGTCAAATATCTGTGCTTTAAGCTATGCACTGCTCTTACCTCCCTCAAAGCATCTCCTATTTCTTTCTGTCTATATATACCACATGATGCACGGGTAAGCAGTATCCCAAAACTTCATTACTTCTTTATGGACTTTCAACCTCTCAATGGGAAAAGACATTCACGATTGATGTCGGCCTTAATCATTCTATTCCAAAAAGAACAGAGAACACATTCGATGCCTCTTTTGCTACCTCACTTTGCATAAGGTTATTCGCCAAGTTTTTACCTTTTTCAAGCTTGAAGCATTTATAACTTACCACTCTTCCATTACTCGACATAAGGAAGTGTAGGAAACTTTACTGTGAAGCTACTGCATTTTCCCCCTACTCGGTATCCTGGTCCAAAATACCCTTGTTACACGGAGCAAAGCTGACTTACTACTGCTAATTCCCAGTCCTCAATCCCAACTATGACTTTGCTCTGGTTGTCCCATAATCTAGTTGGCTAGGACTGTGTGCAAAGTATTCGTCTTAACTCAACTATGCTTTATACACATCTattttttctgatgtgtttcttTTGCTCTTTATAAACCATATGTACCATGAAAACCTTTTTGTAGTTACTGAGACTTTTTTTCACACTTGCTTTCATTCTCTTATGTTGTATTTGCTTAAGATTTTACAATGAATTGTATGTCACTATTCTTTGTGCTGTTTCCTTTTGTTCATTAGTGATATGATATTCTGAACCATTGGCTAGCCTAGATGCTTAgcattatcttttatttttatgctaAGAGTATCGCCTTGCCCTTTTCTTAATGCAGTGTGTTGGTTCATAGTGGTGGTGTGCATGGTGGACACTATTATGCTTTCATCAGGCCAACACTATCAGATCAATGGTATGCACTGtctctgtaaaatattttcttCCTCTGTCTCTTTCTTCTAATAATCCAAGATGTTCACGAACATGCACCCGAACACCGTGTTCACACATGCTTTTATGTGTGATGTATATAAACATGTACTTCAAGCATGTTGAGACTGGcaaagaatctaaatatacttggaTTTTATTAGcttcaagttttggaattctcTTCGTAATATTCTACGTCAGGTCTCTGATGTCatctttctctttgtttttttaggggtggggggtggggtgggggatgGGCACTTGTATCTACATATATAATTTTCCCGTAGGATCACAGAGCGGTAACAAAAAAATTCTGTATCTATCATATGTCATTCAGATAAACTGAAAAGTTAATCTTTGTGATTGGGCTCTGATTGGATGTGATTATTTGGTTCTATGCTAGGTATAAGTTTGATGATGAACGGGTGACAAAAGAAGACTTGAAGAGGGCTCTAGAGGAACAATATGGTGGAGAGGAGGAGGTATATGTCGCTAATAGCAGGTCTAAATTGTGTCTTGTGGTGTCATGCTTTGATTTGGACTTACTTTTGCTTTAACAGTTGCCACAGACAAATCCTGGCTTCAATAACACTCCCTTTAAGTTTACAAAATACTCCAACGCGTACATGCTTGTTTATATACGTGAGAGTGACAAGGATAAAATAATTTGTGATGTCGGTGAGAAAGACATTGCGGAACACCTAAGGGTATGTTTTCAAAAATTCTCCAGGCAAGAAATAGATTTTGTGCACCTGTTACTCAGTTTGCCCGTGAtaaattctatttttttgtttcatttcagaTAAGGTTGAAGAAAGAACAAGAAGAGAAGGAGGACAAGAGACGATACAAAGCACAGGCCCACCTTTATACAATTATCAAGGTAATTTTCAAATGGATGTGTCAGATAATAAGTTTTCTCTCCTTGAATATGTTGTGTTGATCGACTCGTGTATGTGTGTATGTAGGTTGCACGTGATGAGGATCTTAGGGAGCAGATAGGAAAGGAGATATATTTTGATCTTGTTGATCATGACAAAGTTCGTAGCTTTCGAATTCAGAAACAGATGCCTTTTAACCTTTTCAAGGTACTATTCACTTTCTATAATTATTGTTGCTTAGTTTAGACCTATGTTGCTTGATATTTTTAAAATGCCGTCTCGTGTGTGTTGGATCCTCCAAAAGCTATGCATTTTTGAGGATTCGACACAAGTGCGCTGAGATCTTTGGAGGATCCAAGTAACATAGGTTTGGACTCAAGTAGCACATCACTTCCCAATAACTTTAGTTGTGTGGACCTCTTTGTTTCTGTTGTTTGATCCTTGTTAATAACCTTTATTCAATCAAGCAAGGATGGAAATGTTATCTGTGGAATTGAATCAGAATCAGGAGGCTGAGATTTGTTCTCAAGGATGACCTTTTTGGCCTTCTCCCGTCTATACAATCAATGAGTTACTAATTTCTATTTGTGGTGCCTGTTCATATCTTTGGCATGTTTATGTGGTAGTCCTATTTCGTGGATATTCTCGCTTGTGTTTGACCAAACTACCCGTTGCTACAGGAGGAAGTTGCAAAAGAATTGGGTCTCCCAGTTCAATTCCAGCGTTTCTGGATTTGGGCAAAGCGGCAAAATCACACATATCGGCCCAATCGCCCATTAACTCCGCAGGAGGAACTACAAACCGTGAGTCCTTTTATCTTTCTCATACCCATTCTGAGTTTTTTGCAATTTGTTATGGCAGTATTTACCTGTTCCGGGAAATAATACATGTTCATAGTTTCAATCATGTTTTTGCATTGGTAATGTTTGTGCATAATTTCTGAGTCTGTTGGATTCAAGCCTCTGCTGTTGAGGGCACGGAGAACTTTTTTGTTAACTTCATCTAAGCTAGAAGGtggtttttttcttttgtagAATCAGTGTGCACCGTAAGGAGATGATAATTTGTTGCAGTCTTGTGTTTCATTCTTTGGAAAAGATAGTTAATTAGAATAAGTTTGTGGATATCTATTATCTCTTCTTGGGTGGTGTAGGGTTTTCATGTTTTTGAATTTCAAACTTTTTAAAAAACTGGTCTACAAAACGAACATAGCACAACATCCTAGAAATAGAAGGATTCGATCTTGTGGTTGAAGAAAATTAGATCTAGTGTACCAAGAAAAAAACGAACTTGATTGTCATAGTTAATTTAGAAGTAAGGCCATAGTGATCCTTATGAAATTCTAAGGCCATATAATGACTACGGAAAGCTTATGCTTCTTCTTTCTTGGTAATTCCTCTCCTCGCTGTAAAGAAGTAGGGGAAGAGTGGGCTGACTGAATAGATTATAAGCAAGATTCAGCACTGGCTGTTATTCTCCATCGTCATAAAGAAAAACATGTGAGTCCTCTGAGAACTCCACTACCATTCTCACTGTATTAAAAATATCAATGAAGGAGAAATATTCAATTCTATTACCGGGAAATCAAATGGTGGAGGATTCATAAGGCAACTTGCTTTAGTATTCAGTTTCTCCAAATTTCCTAAGCAGAGCTTCTTGTTTGATTCGTTTATGATCCTTGCAAAGAACTGATACGGTAGGCGTTGGAATACTATTTTTCCAAGTTTATTCATCCATGTAAAATTATTCTTAGTTTAGGTTATCTAAGTTGCTCCGACACGGTAGTTTAGGTGCCGCACCCGTGACGACACGACACTAGTATGGGTGTGGGATCCGCACCGGATCTGGTCAAAcaattttgggtactttgaccacAACGGACAAAAAAATTCGAGACGAGATACAATTTGATTCCCGAAATCAGAACTAAAACTAGGGTAAATTTGGAGAAAATAACATACCTTATCTAGGAAATCAATCCTTTACTTATCTGcaacttgagaataaaaaagaaatccaCACTTTACAAGCTATCCGTAAGTATTTCACAaattttctcataatttagagatattttcatattttttgtttttttgaactATCTTATGATAAATGGACTTTGGGCCTAACTCAACTCAAAAGCTAGCTTATGAGGTGAGTATTGCccaagaccatataaggagaccaagGACCTCAaatcccaccgatgtgggacaactcAACACCTCCCCTCACGCCCAGGTCTGCAAACTGGAGCGTGGACAACATAAATGGGGGCTCAATATCGGCAACAATAATTGGGATGAGCccggctctgataccatgataaaTGGACCTTGGACCTAACTCAACTCCAAACGCTAGCATATGAGGTGAGGATTGCccaagaccatataaggagaccaaTGACCTCAaatcccaccgatgtgggacaactcGACATTTTTAGCCGGATCCCTGCACATGTATCCGTACTAGGATCCGTATCCCCGAATCTTAGAATTTACATCTCGAAGGATCCGACCTCTAGATTCGCACCCGTGTCGGATACCCGCACTCGTGTCCGAGCAACTTAGTAGGTTATACAATGGCATTTCATTTGTTGTGTAGTTATCTCTTATCTTGTCAAACTAATAAGAAATCATGGACATGCAAATGTTGGTTTCTTAAAATGTTTGCACTAACTAATGTATTATCATCTTTACAAAATTTTGATTGCCAACAACTGAATGTCTTAGCTTTATGATTCTAGAATTGTATTGTTGTACCTTTAAATGTCATTTTACTGCATACATTCTCTTCTGCCTATCCAACAAAAATACTTTGCCTTGTTTTGCTTCTATGATTCTTCATAATAATTGCATAATTCCACGCTTTTAGCTTTTCTTAAACGATGTATACTGTTGTTTGAAGACAACTATCTGTATGTGCAGGTTGGTCAGTTAAGGGAAGTTTCTAACAAGACCAACAATGCTgagttaaaattatttttggaagTGGACCTTGGCCTGGTACCTTTAAATTTCCTTGGATTACTTTCCTTTATTGACAAGTGTTTTTTTGCCTTAGATTCTACTGTACTTTACCTTTTAACTCATGCAATATTTCAGGATCTCGTTCCTAGTCCTCCACCTGACAAAAGTAAAGATGATATACTCCTTTTCTTTAAGCTTTATGATCCTGAGAAAGAAGAGCTTCAGTAAGTCTTTTGCTCTTAAAGGAACCTCATGTTAGAAATATTTTGGCATGTGAcaaggtcttttttttttttttgaagatttTTATGACAAGGTCTAATGACAAGATTTATTCCCTTTTTGCATTTCCAGATATGTTGGTAGGCTTTTTGTGAAGAGTACTAGTAAGCCAATTGAAATACTTCCAAAACTGAATGAATTGGCTGGATTTGCTCCTGACCAAGAAATTGACCTTTTTGAGGTGTGTTACTGTTGCCTTCTCTCTGTTATTGATACAGTTATCGATCTTATTGACGTGGCATGAGAATGTCTTTTTCCTTTACAGGAAATAAAATTTGAACCTTCTGTCATGTGTGAAAGACTAGATAGAAAGGCTTCATTTCGATTTAGCCAGGTTTTTGTCTTCTGTTTTCCCCACCCAGTTGCTGAAAGCTCATATCTTCTCAGGTGTAGATTTTCTTTGCTGACTGACTGAATTTTTATAGATTGAAGATGGTGACATTATATGCTTTCAAAAGAAAGCTTTGCCTGAAGTTGAAGAACAAGTCCGATTTCCGGATGTTCCTTCATATCTGGAATATGTAAAAAATCGCCAGGTGAATCCCCATACTGCTCCAGTTTTCGCTAAGCTGTTGATGCTCTTTATGTTGAAGTTAATTCTTATCCCTTATTTTTTGGTTTATGATCCTCTATGGTGGTGCCAAAGGAAATAAGTTTCAAAACTCCCCTGGGTTTT from Nicotiana sylvestris chromosome 12, ASM39365v2, whole genome shotgun sequence encodes the following:
- the LOC104246813 gene encoding ubiquitin C-terminal hydrolase 12-like isoform X1, which codes for MGASVFVLAISEITLFLGIIQQQEEEEMLVPHSDLVEGPQPLVEGPQPMEVAPAENASTGESQAVDEPQASRFTWTIDNFSRLSVKKLYSEAFVVGSYKWRVLIFPKGNNVDCLSMYLDVADSSTLPYGWNRYAQFSLAVVNQINPKYSVKKETQHQFNQRESDWGFTSFMLLSDLYDPNKGYLVNDKVVIEADVAVRKVIDYWTYDSKKETGYVGLKNQGATCYMNSLLQTLYHIPYFRKAVYHMPTTENDMPSGSIPLALQSLFYKLQYSDTSVATKELTKSFGWDTYDSFMQHDVQELNRVLCEKLEDKMKGTVVEGTIQKLFEGHHMNYIECINVDFKSTRKESFYDLQLDVKGCRDVYASFDKYVEVERLEGDNKYHAEEHGLQDAKKGVLFIDFPPVLQLQLKRFEYDFMRDTMVKINDRYEFPLELDLDRENGKYLSPDADRSVRNLYTLHSVLVHSGGVHGGHYYAFIRPTLSDQWYKFDDERVTKEDLKRALEEQYGGEEELPQTNPGFNNTPFKFTKYSNAYMLVYIRESDKDKIICDVGEKDIAEHLRIRLKKEQEEKEDKRRYKAQAHLYTIIKVARDEDLREQIGKEIYFDLVDHDKVRSFRIQKQMPFNLFKEEVAKELGLPVQFQRFWIWAKRQNHTYRPNRPLTPQEELQTVGQLREVSNKTNNAELKLFLEVDLGLDLVPSPPPDKSKDDILLFFKLYDPEKEELQYVGRLFVKSTSKPIEILPKLNELAGFAPDQEIDLFEEIKFEPSVMCERLDRKASFRFSQIEDGDIICFQKKALPEVEEQVRFPDVPSYLEYVKNRQIVHFRALEKPKEDDFCLELAKSDTYDDVVERVAQRLGVDDPSKIRLTPHNCYSQQPKPNPIKYRSVDHLVDMLIHYNQISDILYYEVLDIPLPELQCLKTLKVAFHHSTKDEVEILNVRLPKQSTVGDVLNEIKSKVELSHPNAELRLLEVFYHKIYKIFPLTEKIENINDQYWTLRAEEIPEGEKNLGPHDRLIHVYHFTKETPQNQMQVQNFGEPFFLVIHEGETLAEIKVRIQKKLQVPDEEFSKWKFAFLSLGRPEYLQDSDIVSSRFQRRDVYGAWEQYLGLEHADNTSKRPYVSQNRHTFEKPVKIYN
- the LOC104246813 gene encoding ubiquitin C-terminal hydrolase 12-like isoform X2 codes for the protein MTMLNPQPLDQQEEEEMLVPHSDLVEGPQPLVEGPQPMEVAPAENASTGESQAVDEPQASRFTWTIDNFSRLSVKKLYSEAFVVGSYKWRVLIFPKGNNVDCLSMYLDVADSSTLPYGWNRYAQFSLAVVNQINPKYSVKKETQHQFNQRESDWGFTSFMLLSDLYDPNKGYLVNDKVVIEADVAVRKVIDYWTYDSKKETGYVGLKNQGATCYMNSLLQTLYHIPYFRKAVYHMPTTENDMPSGSIPLALQSLFYKLQYSDTSVATKELTKSFGWDTYDSFMQHDVQELNRVLCEKLEDKMKGTVVEGTIQKLFEGHHMNYIECINVDFKSTRKESFYDLQLDVKGCRDVYASFDKYVEVERLEGDNKYHAEEHGLQDAKKGVLFIDFPPVLQLQLKRFEYDFMRDTMVKINDRYEFPLELDLDRENGKYLSPDADRSVRNLYTLHSVLVHSGGVHGGHYYAFIRPTLSDQWYKFDDERVTKEDLKRALEEQYGGEEELPQTNPGFNNTPFKFTKYSNAYMLVYIRESDKDKIICDVGEKDIAEHLRIRLKKEQEEKEDKRRYKAQAHLYTIIKVARDEDLREQIGKEIYFDLVDHDKVRSFRIQKQMPFNLFKEEVAKELGLPVQFQRFWIWAKRQNHTYRPNRPLTPQEELQTVGQLREVSNKTNNAELKLFLEVDLGLDLVPSPPPDKSKDDILLFFKLYDPEKEELQYVGRLFVKSTSKPIEILPKLNELAGFAPDQEIDLFEEIKFEPSVMCERLDRKASFRFSQIEDGDIICFQKKALPEVEEQVRFPDVPSYLEYVKNRQIVHFRALEKPKEDDFCLELAKSDTYDDVVERVAQRLGVDDPSKIRLTPHNCYSQQPKPNPIKYRSVDHLVDMLIHYNQISDILYYEVLDIPLPELQCLKTLKVAFHHSTKDEVEILNVRLPKQSTVGDVLNEIKSKVELSHPNAELRLLEVFYHKIYKIFPLTEKIENINDQYWTLRAEEIPEGEKNLGPHDRLIHVYHFTKETPQNQMQVQNFGEPFFLVIHEGETLAEIKVRIQKKLQVPDEEFSKWKFAFLSLGRPEYLQDSDIVSSRFQRRDVYGAWEQYLGLEHADNTSKRPYVSQNRHTFEKPVKIYN
- the LOC104246813 gene encoding ubiquitin C-terminal hydrolase 12-like isoform X3, with protein sequence MTMLNPQPLDQEEEEMLVPHSDLVEGPQPLVEGPQPMEVAPAENASTGESQAVDEPQASRFTWTIDNFSRLSVKKLYSEAFVVGSYKWRVLIFPKGNNVDCLSMYLDVADSSTLPYGWNRYAQFSLAVVNQINPKYSVKKETQHQFNQRESDWGFTSFMLLSDLYDPNKGYLVNDKVVIEADVAVRKVIDYWTYDSKKETGYVGLKNQGATCYMNSLLQTLYHIPYFRKAVYHMPTTENDMPSGSIPLALQSLFYKLQYSDTSVATKELTKSFGWDTYDSFMQHDVQELNRVLCEKLEDKMKGTVVEGTIQKLFEGHHMNYIECINVDFKSTRKESFYDLQLDVKGCRDVYASFDKYVEVERLEGDNKYHAEEHGLQDAKKGVLFIDFPPVLQLQLKRFEYDFMRDTMVKINDRYEFPLELDLDRENGKYLSPDADRSVRNLYTLHSVLVHSGGVHGGHYYAFIRPTLSDQWYKFDDERVTKEDLKRALEEQYGGEEELPQTNPGFNNTPFKFTKYSNAYMLVYIRESDKDKIICDVGEKDIAEHLRIRLKKEQEEKEDKRRYKAQAHLYTIIKVARDEDLREQIGKEIYFDLVDHDKVRSFRIQKQMPFNLFKEEVAKELGLPVQFQRFWIWAKRQNHTYRPNRPLTPQEELQTVGQLREVSNKTNNAELKLFLEVDLGLDLVPSPPPDKSKDDILLFFKLYDPEKEELQYVGRLFVKSTSKPIEILPKLNELAGFAPDQEIDLFEEIKFEPSVMCERLDRKASFRFSQIEDGDIICFQKKALPEVEEQVRFPDVPSYLEYVKNRQIVHFRALEKPKEDDFCLELAKSDTYDDVVERVAQRLGVDDPSKIRLTPHNCYSQQPKPNPIKYRSVDHLVDMLIHYNQISDILYYEVLDIPLPELQCLKTLKVAFHHSTKDEVEILNVRLPKQSTVGDVLNEIKSKVELSHPNAELRLLEVFYHKIYKIFPLTEKIENINDQYWTLRAEEIPEGEKNLGPHDRLIHVYHFTKETPQNQMQVQNFGEPFFLVIHEGETLAEIKVRIQKKLQVPDEEFSKWKFAFLSLGRPEYLQDSDIVSSRFQRRDVYGAWEQYLGLEHADNTSKRPYVSQNRHTFEKPVKIYN